In Bryobacteraceae bacterium, the following proteins share a genomic window:
- a CDS encoding PSD1 and planctomycete cytochrome C domain-containing protein: MLAVLLLLAAQAAPDSFESRVRPLLARQCIGCHGAEKQFGALRLDSREAMLAGGKRGPAIVPGDPSNSLLLKAMRHENGLAMPMSAPRLSAAEIAPVEQWLRDGAPWPKASAVPREPGWYERAARTHWAFRPVRPPPPGADIDGFLLARLKAKGLQPAPPADRRTLIRRASLLFTGLPPTANEIDAFLRDASPRAWEHVVDRLLASPHFGEQWARHWMDVMRYAETRGYEWNYVIVGAWRYRDYLIRAFNNDVPYDQLVREHIAGDLLARPRVDERARLNESIIGTASFRLGEAGHDDCVQFREISLDVVDNQIDTLGKAFQGLTVACARCHDHKLDPIPTADYYSWFGILNGSRAVTHTIDKLGSFGSQKASLDRQKRAIRDQLARVWGSEIERNEPNVRRAAFDDPAFPQLAMSRTDPARFREVFAGLAAVYRAETARRAAFNRERFVPYVEPREWFRDGLGLDGESAPGELAVATQGDAALTAILPAGLYTNRHTDRWNGALRSPVLPKTHKYLSLRVAGGGFAARRAVLDNCAIGEGYRVLDDATPRWYRLDTYAKEELHTFAEVITKQNNPRIPDRPGVIKATAAELASARSWFGVSGAVLHDTPKPPLEELGHMARLFADPVPRTAAELTARYRAVTTAAVEAWTTGRATGDDIRWLNAMIRAGMLANRADASPDLSTAIAGYRATEATLPEPRVIDGIGDAGAGYDAHVLRGGNPGAPGDVAPRGYLSRIPSDAEPFHGAGSGRLELAEAIASPSNPLTARVMANRIWHHLFGRGLVPTVDNFGRQGEPPAHPELLDYLAAGFVREGWSVKNLVREIALSAAFQQSNTPTAAAREADPGNTLLHHFRPRRMTGEAIRDSILAASGRLDRTLYGPSISPPRNEPQDYRKLYNGPLDGNGRRSIYTEVTRMEGSRFLEIFDFPNPMAARGARDVTNVPAQALALLNDPFVHQQAQGWADRLAGFAGSPESRVDDMFRTALGRPASVEEQKRFAALGMSLGWKEVAHAIFNFEEFLYVP; this comes from the coding sequence GTGCTCGCCGTTCTCCTTCTCCTGGCCGCCCAGGCCGCGCCGGACTCGTTCGAGTCCCGCGTGCGCCCGCTGCTCGCGCGCCAATGCATCGGCTGCCACGGAGCGGAGAAGCAGTTCGGCGCGCTCCGGCTCGATTCGCGGGAGGCGATGCTCGCCGGCGGCAAACGCGGACCCGCGATTGTCCCCGGAGACCCGTCGAACAGCCTGCTCCTGAAGGCCATGCGCCACGAGAACGGACTCGCCATGCCGATGTCGGCTCCCAGGCTCTCCGCCGCCGAGATCGCTCCCGTGGAACAGTGGCTCCGCGACGGAGCGCCCTGGCCGAAGGCCTCTGCCGTCCCGCGCGAGCCCGGCTGGTACGAGCGCGCCGCGCGCACTCATTGGGCCTTTCGGCCGGTGAGGCCGCCCCCGCCGGGCGCCGATATCGACGGATTCCTTCTCGCCCGGCTCAAGGCGAAAGGTCTCCAGCCCGCGCCGCCCGCCGATCGCCGCACCCTCATCCGCCGCGCGAGCCTGCTGTTCACCGGGCTTCCGCCAACCGCGAACGAGATCGACGCGTTCCTCCGCGACGCCTCCCCCCGCGCATGGGAACACGTCGTCGACCGGCTCCTCGCCTCACCCCACTTCGGCGAACAGTGGGCCCGCCACTGGATGGACGTGATGCGCTACGCCGAAACGCGCGGCTACGAATGGAACTACGTGATCGTCGGCGCCTGGCGCTACCGCGACTACCTGATTCGCGCCTTCAACAACGACGTCCCCTACGATCAGCTCGTTCGCGAACACATCGCCGGCGACCTGTTGGCCAGGCCCCGCGTGGACGAGCGGGCGCGGTTGAACGAGTCGATCATCGGAACCGCTTCGTTCCGCCTTGGCGAGGCCGGCCACGACGACTGCGTCCAGTTCCGGGAAATCTCGCTCGACGTCGTCGACAACCAGATCGACACCCTCGGCAAGGCGTTTCAGGGACTCACCGTCGCATGCGCCCGCTGTCACGATCACAAGCTCGACCCGATCCCCACCGCCGACTACTACTCCTGGTTCGGCATCCTCAACGGGTCGCGCGCTGTGACCCATACGATCGACAAATTGGGTTCCTTTGGGTCCCAAAAGGCGTCTCTCGACAGGCAAAAACGGGCAATTCGGGACCAGTTGGCGCGAGTTTGGGGGTCCGAAATCGAGAGGAACGAACCAAACGTGCGCCGGGCGGCCTTCGACGATCCGGCCTTTCCGCAACTCGCCATGAGCCGCACCGATCCGGCGCGTTTTCGTGAAGTCTTCGCCGGCCTGGCCGCGGTGTATCGCGCCGAAACCGCGCGCCGCGCCGCGTTCAACCGCGAGCGCTTCGTCCCCTATGTCGAGCCGCGAGAATGGTTTCGCGACGGGCTGGGGCTCGACGGCGAATCGGCGCCGGGAGAGTTGGCCGTCGCCACCCAAGGCGACGCCGCCCTCACCGCGATCCTCCCCGCGGGTCTCTACACCAACCGCCACACGGACCGTTGGAACGGCGCACTCCGGTCGCCCGTGCTGCCCAAGACTCACAAATATCTGAGCCTGCGCGTTGCCGGCGGAGGCTTCGCCGCCCGCCGCGCCGTGCTCGACAATTGCGCCATCGGCGAAGGCTACCGCGTGCTCGATGACGCCACGCCGCGCTGGTATCGCCTCGATACCTACGCGAAGGAAGAGCTCCACACCTTCGCGGAAGTTATCACCAAGCAGAACAACCCGCGGATTCCCGATCGCCCGGGCGTGATCAAAGCCACCGCCGCTGAACTGGCGAGCGCGCGCTCGTGGTTCGGTGTTTCGGGCGCCGTCTTGCACGATACGCCCAAGCCACCGCTCGAAGAGCTCGGACACATGGCGCGCCTGTTCGCCGATCCTGTTCCGCGCACGGCGGCCGAACTCACCGCCCGATATCGCGCCGTCACCACGGCCGCCGTCGAGGCGTGGACTACCGGCCGCGCAACAGGCGACGACATCCGCTGGCTGAACGCGATGATCCGCGCCGGCATGCTCGCCAATCGCGCCGACGCCTCGCCGGACCTATCCACCGCCATCGCCGGCTACCGCGCGACCGAGGCCACGCTCCCCGAGCCGCGCGTTATCGACGGAATCGGCGACGCCGGCGCCGGGTACGACGCACACGTCCTTCGCGGCGGCAACCCGGGCGCACCCGGTGACGTCGCCCCGCGCGGCTACCTGAGCCGCATACCGAGCGATGCCGAGCCTTTCCACGGCGCCGGCAGCGGCCGCCTCGAACTCGCCGAAGCGATCGCAAGCCCGTCCAATCCACTCACGGCGCGCGTGATGGCGAACCGCATCTGGCATCATCTCTTCGGACGCGGCCTCGTTCCCACCGTCGACAACTTCGGCCGCCAAGGCGAGCCGCCGGCGCACCCCGAGTTGCTCGACTACCTCGCCGCCGGGTTCGTCCGCGAAGGCTGGTCCGTGAAGAACCTCGTCCGGGAGATCGCGCTCTCGGCTGCCTTTCAGCAGTCGAACACGCCAACCGCCGCGGCCCGCGAAGCCGACCCCGGCAACACGCTCCTGCACCACTTCCGGCCCCGCCGGATGACTGGCGAAGCGATTCGCGATTCGATCCTCGCCGCTTCCGGCCGGCTCGACCGCACGCTCTACGGCCCCTCGATATCGCCGCCGCGCAACGAGCCGCAGGATTACCGCAAGCTCTACAACGGCCCTCTCGATGGCAACGGCCGGCGCAGCATCTACACCGAAGTCACGCGCATGGAAGGCTCGCGGTTCCTCGAGATTTTCGATTTCCCGAACCCGATGGCCGCACGCGGCGCGCGCGACGTCACCAACGTCCCCGCGCAGGCGCTCGCGCTGCTGAACGATCCGTTCGTCCACCAGCAGGCGCAAGGCTGGGCCGATCGCTTGGCGGGCTTTGCCGGATCGCCGGAATCCCGCGTCGACGACATGTTCCGCACCGCGCTCGGCCGGCCTGCCAGCGTCGAAGAACAGAAACGCTTCGCCGCGCTCGGTATGTCGCTTGGATGGAAGGAAGTCGCGCACGCGATCTTCAACTTCGAGGAGTTCCTGTATGTCCCGTAG
- a CDS encoding secondary thiamine-phosphate synthase enzyme YjbQ codes for MKSYRKELWFDIKGRRAFVNITPQVHECLRESGVKEGLALVNAMHITASVFINDDESGLHHDYDVWLEKLAPHEPVAGYHHNRTGEDNADAHMKRQVMGREVVVAITGGRLDFGPWEQIFYGEFDGNRRKRALVKIIGE; via the coding sequence GTGAAAAGCTACCGCAAGGAACTATGGTTCGATATCAAGGGCCGCCGCGCCTTCGTCAACATTACGCCGCAGGTGCATGAATGTCTGCGCGAATCCGGCGTGAAGGAAGGTCTGGCGTTGGTGAACGCGATGCACATCACCGCGTCCGTGTTCATCAACGATGATGAAAGCGGTCTCCATCACGATTACGACGTGTGGCTCGAGAAGCTCGCGCCCCATGAACCGGTGGCCGGGTATCATCACAATCGCACGGGTGAGGACAATGCCGATGCGCATATGAAACGGCAGGTGATGGGCCGCGAAGTGGTGGTGGCGATTACCGGCGGGCGGCTGGATTTCGGACCTTGGGAGCAGATCTTCTACGGGGAGTTCGACGGCAACCGGCGGAAGCGGGCGCTCGTGAAGATCATCGGGGAGTGA
- a CDS encoding DUF1501 domain-containing protein yields MSRRALTRRQSLELASNGFGWVAAQTLLGQNARAATHHPAKAMRVLFLFMPGGVSHMESFDPKPKLAELDGRPAKLDNYVAGPNRKWLRPLWEFQRHGQCGAPVSSLFPNIARHIDDLAIIRSMKSEFPLHARGNVFLHTGKNIGGFPSLGSWINYGLGSLNENLPGYVLLRDAYVPPGGIENFSNGFLPATHQATHIRDEGAPVDHIAPLETEVHTQRAKLDALLAQNRRYLASTGGHAEVEAAIANYEMAYRMQSLVPDVLDLAKESPATHRLYGLDAEDKPKRLYGLQCLRARRLLEAGVRFVEVTCPNLVGQNGTWDQHDHLKRDHEHNATVTDQAIGALLTDLKQRSMFDDTLIVWAGEFGRTPDTGNGDGRDHHPFCFSIWLAGGGIRGGVTHGETDELGDQVVRDPVSIHDLHATILHTLGLNHERLTYRYSGRDQRLTDVYGNVVKAVIA; encoded by the coding sequence ATGTCCCGTAGAGCACTCACGCGGCGTCAGTCGCTGGAACTCGCCTCGAACGGGTTCGGTTGGGTGGCCGCCCAGACACTCCTCGGACAAAACGCGCGCGCCGCCACGCATCACCCGGCGAAGGCCATGCGCGTGCTGTTCCTCTTCATGCCGGGCGGCGTTTCGCACATGGAGTCTTTCGATCCCAAACCGAAGCTCGCCGAACTCGACGGCAGGCCCGCCAAGCTCGACAACTACGTCGCGGGGCCGAACCGCAAGTGGCTGCGGCCATTGTGGGAGTTTCAGCGGCACGGCCAGTGCGGCGCGCCGGTGTCGTCGCTGTTTCCGAACATCGCACGGCACATCGACGACCTGGCCATCATCCGCTCGATGAAGTCCGAGTTCCCGCTGCACGCGCGCGGCAACGTTTTCCTGCATACCGGCAAGAACATCGGCGGCTTCCCGAGCCTCGGCTCCTGGATCAACTACGGCCTCGGCTCGCTGAACGAAAACCTGCCAGGCTATGTGCTTCTGCGCGATGCGTATGTGCCGCCGGGAGGGATCGAGAACTTCTCGAACGGCTTCCTGCCCGCCACTCATCAGGCCACGCATATCCGCGACGAGGGCGCGCCGGTGGATCACATCGCGCCGCTCGAAACCGAGGTCCACACACAGCGCGCCAAGCTCGACGCGCTGCTCGCCCAGAATCGCCGATACCTCGCGTCCACGGGCGGGCACGCCGAGGTCGAAGCCGCCATCGCCAACTACGAAATGGCGTATCGGATGCAGTCGCTCGTGCCCGATGTGCTCGACCTCGCCAAGGAATCGCCAGCCACCCATCGCCTCTATGGGCTCGACGCCGAGGACAAGCCGAAGCGGCTCTACGGGCTCCAGTGCCTCCGCGCCCGGCGCTTACTCGAGGCCGGAGTCAGGTTCGTCGAAGTTACGTGTCCGAACTTAGTAGGTCAGAACGGCACGTGGGATCAACACGATCATCTGAAGCGCGACCACGAGCACAACGCGACGGTGACCGACCAAGCGATCGGGGCGCTGCTGACAGACCTGAAGCAGCGCAGCATGTTCGACGACACGCTCATCGTGTGGGCGGGCGAGTTCGGCCGCACGCCCGATACCGGCAACGGCGACGGCCGCGACCATCATCCGTTCTGCTTCTCGATATGGCTCGCCGGCGGCGGCATTCGCGGGGGCGTGACTCATGGCGAGACGGACGAACTCGGCGATCAGGTGGTGCGCGACCCCGTCTCCATCCACGACCTCCACGCGACGATCCTGCACACACTTGGGCTCAACCACGAACGCCTCACCTACCGCTACAGCGGGCGCGACCAACGGCTCACCGATGTCTACGGAAACGTGGTCAAAGCCGTCATCGCGTAG